The nucleotide window acactgacaggctgagggaactgagtctctttagtcctgaacagagaagactattaGGTGACCTGATAAGTTTCAAAGGCATtaatgacaaagtcaacccagaagAAATAGGTGGAACAGAAGcgcatttaaaacagagaacgTGAGGtacttctgtacacagagggtggtgggggtggggaacaagctgcccagccctgtggttgaagccgataccctggcttctctccagacacagctgggtgagctcctgggatcaattaacgaCCAGATGGCCcgaatgacctcctctcatttataaacTTTCTTATGTTATTGTGTATAATTACTGCTTCATATACCGGTAAACAGTCTGTATGGACTCCTCATAATTGCGATCTACACAGAAAACGCCCTTCTCTATGTCAAGATCACGACGACAGTGACACCTTCGTCAGTGTACTGTAGGTCGACTATCAGAGGAACTGAAATAGTTAATTCGTTGTTAGACGTGTAATAGTTGGGCCTCCGACCAATGAGAATCCGGGTAAAGTACAAAATAGGCTGAGAACTAGCAGGTCTTCTTTACAACAGCAGCGCAGAGGATGACATGGACGCAGCGCGCACCCTGCCCCTCTTCCTCTGTGAGTGACATGCTGGTGTTACCGGCTGAATCGCCAATATGTGGGAATTCTTTGACTTCGATAAAAACTAAACGCTCGGCGGACTTCGTACTGATCATGCTTATtgataaatacaattatttagaACTGGGGCACTTCTCAGTTAAGCGCGTTCTCCGAATATCAGATCGATTGCTGATATAGTTATATCAATTACGCAAgttaataacatactgtaggtccaaTAGCCTCAGTTTGCAGTATGTAGTGTCTTTTTACATGATAGTTTTTAGTTTGATTGATGCCGCCTGTGCCTGTTGCTCACGATgatctttattatttttgaaaactTGAGGTTGAAATCAATCATTTCTGTCTCTTCTTCTGTGGGGTTTTTCCGAATGAACGGTGTTGCACCCGCCAGCAGAAAGCGATTGAAATGAGCGACATTAGCGCGTCTTCCTTACGAAGTGGTCTCGCCAGTGTGATTACAGTTTTATTATCTGTGTCTTGCagaagacaaaatatttttttttaaaaattaggaGACGGGCAAAGGCTGGTTGTGTGCCGATCAAGGCCAAGGCCAGAGAAAACAATTCAGGTCTAGGAAAGAACAGCTCAGCTTTTGTAAACTTATCTCCCATCTGTATAATTAAGTTATTTATATTGATGATTTTGTTCATCTTTCCTCTACCGCTATTTTGATTTTCACTTGCCAAAGCGTTTTGATCTTTTTCGGATTTCTGTAATAACCAAGAACCAATTCGTTCCGAGCTTCTGAAAAGGACTGACGCGAGTTTCCTGTCTCAGGTGTCTTCCTGGCGGGGGGACTGTTCGCTGGCTCGGCCGGGGTCGTGGAGCTGCGGGTCCGAGCCGGAGACACGGTCACCCTGCCCTGCGACATCAGGCACCAGACCGAGACGCTGTGGATGATACAGCGGCCCCTGGAGGTGCCGCTCGTCGCCGCTGTCGGTCAGGTCAGCGGCTCCCAGGTCAACGGCTCCCAGATCATCAAGGAGACTGAACGAGCGTACGAGTCTCGCCTCTCCCTCGTCCTCGAACCCTCGACCCTCTCCGTCAGCCTGACGCTCGCCAACCTGACGGAGTCCGACCGGGCGCTGTACTACTGCGCCGAGAGAGCCGGCGGGCGGCTGCGCTTCGGAAACGGGACGGAGCTCGTCTTCCCCGGTGAGCCCCAGCCACCGCCCGACACCCCGATAACCCCTCACGCACACTAACACGCGAGCAGTTCCAGTCTGTGCACCCGGTCCCCTACACAGCACAGACACCCCGGGGTCCCACTCCTTCACTGTTCAACACTGCAGTCTTGTTCGGTACCGGTTCCGGTGTTGCCATGCTCGTACCCGACACCGGCTGCTTTCCTTTTCCACACCTGCTAAGTGCTAGGTCGTTACCCCATTTTTACTGTGCTTTATTACAACGCTGTACAGTAAACACTTCCAAAATGTCTGTGAGAGTCGTTTCGTCCCCCACAGGATGCAGCACAAAGTTCGATTTTCAACGATACTGAGTTTTATATCACAGATGAAAACAaggattctttttttaaaaaagtttcacgATTGATGAACCCCAGCTTTGTGACCTCACTGAAACGATGCTGATGGGAAAAAAGAACCGcacccctcctcctccacactccggccctcccgtctgcgtgGCTCAGGCTGGAGAGGACCTGATGCCCCTGCTGACCAGTCCATCGCCGCCCCTGTCCGGCCCAGGCCAGTCGGCTGTGAGGTCGAGGAGGTGGGAGCAGAGGTCACCCTGCTCTCAGGCCAGCAGcctggagcctcactgtcctgtcactgatgcggacATTGTGTCCGCCTGcaggttcagcagcagtacCAGTGGCAGAAAACTCCTCCTTGGAAGAACCAGACCGGACAGTGGTCAGTCCCAGTCCCTGCTTGACGTGCTGGACTCTTCTGCCCTCTGTGAGTGTGGTCTGTGTCATCGTGTCCTCCGTCTGCGTTTTCTCCTGCGTTTCCCTTAGAAGAGGTAAGACTGCCCACAcggctgtgtttttctttattagtgaaaacagaaatacagtcTGGGGAAAACCTGCTGTATGTTTGCGATACATTCAAACATGTAAACGTGGGAAGGCTAAAGAACCGAGATACTCTGACAtcttgcattgtgctgctgttacAGCGATATTGATGACGTATAATTCAGTTGGGCTCCCTAGTCTTGTATGGCTGTGAGCAGCTGGTCAGTCCGTTTAACTCAATAAGAAAAACAGGAGAAAaggactgaaaaacaaaagtatcGGTTTAATTCTAACTTTAAGGGGGCAGAGATTTTCATGTCCTAAACCGGAATGTCTTATTTCTGACTTCTTTTGCATAACAATGCTTTTAGTAGTTGCATCAGAACAGCGGTACTTACTGAACATCCTACAGCTGTGTTTATACACCTCTTCTCCCTAACTAAGATAAAGAAACACGTCTTTTACGGTGCCGTAGGGTAgggcaaaatatttatttcctttttttctggtcACCTTTTGTGTgggaagacatcatttttttaactctgGTTCTCCGCACAGTAGGTTCTCAGGGTACTAAGTAATGTGTTGTGATAAACGTAGTACAGTCATTGTCATTTCTGGGGGTCACAGCGGAGTATAACTGTGTTTCCTCTTTGAAACCAGGCAGTAGAAGCTCTGAGAGTTGCCCCCAGACTGGAGGACACAGCGAGAGACAGGACAGTCAGGTACCGATCCGATTTTTATTTCAGACAGGACACTGTGTCTCATCACCTGGAGTGTCTGCCTCTGTCTGTGATATAACACATTCTCAGATCATATCTCGTTTCAACAGACACAACTTAAAGACCATGAGTGAATGTGTGTGATCCAGTTGTTTTTAGTAATTATTGTATTTGTGAAGATATGGCAATTTTTATGGGCCGCTAagtgtttttctgcagttttGATTTTGACTGAAACAATTTGGCCAGTCTTATCAGCGTGTGTCAGGAGGGTCACAGATGAAATttgcagagtgtgtgtgtgtgtgtgtgtgtgtgtgtgtgtgtgttcagactCATCGTCACCAgcagctgtgctgtgtgtctgtgtgtttgcaggaggaggaggcaggaCTGCAGTACGCCACTATAGAGATCAGCAGGCAAAACACGAAGCACAAGAAGAGAGGTGTACAATACACAACACActaccagcctcaggacagcactgctagagctccacaacccagactcaaccacatcacagcacagatcaaacagcaatatctcacacactgggacacacacacacaaacacaacataaactggaatgctacagaaccctcaacagacaatacacactagctgaatatctAACCAAGCTAAATAACAGCaaagagaaacagaccctgacgaagtacagggtcagtgaccacagcctggacacacacactggacacaggcagacctgactgtccagagaggacaggctcagtgaccacagtctggacacagacactggacacaggcagacctgactgtccagagaggacaggctgtgctcccactgccagcggggagaaatagagacagaggtgcacttcctactgcactgtgacagatactctgggattagagaaacattcttccctaaattcagaaatctagtcccagagttcccacacctgccagaatcccaacgggtcccaatcctactgggagagggaggagggaactcagctgaactggcagcccagtgtgtgatctcctgtcccagcctgaggaacagacagtgagcctgtctctcaataataataataatacagtgtgtgatctcctgtcccagcctgaggaacagacagtgagcctgtctccgaataaaaacaatacagtgtgtgatctcctgtcccagcctgaggaacagtgaatctgtctctcaataatgctccataaatctatatgtaaatattttagaattgtgtctttattgtaaatgtctgtagatttttgttttatgtaaattgtatttgttttactttggcAACATTGGTTGTACTCatcggtcatgccaataaagcacctCGAATTGAACTGAATACAGGGCACAGCTGGCCTGAtgggtagttagtagttaatccATCCAAGTGTCAGCTGGAGATGAGAAAATCACAGTTTGAAGATTCTCATTCTTAAAAGAAAtaagggtatcggcttcaaccacagggctgggcagcttgttccccacccccacccccctctgtgtacagaagagcctcctgttccCAGTTCTAAATGCCCTTCAATGTAGATTTCCCTTGTCTCCTCTGGCTCATGTTTCTCTATTCATTCTACCAGAGATTCAGTTTCTTCAGCCCGTCAGTGTGTTTTCTGGAGCTTAAGGGAAGCATCTGGTTGTTCTTGCCTGGGCTGATGCCAGAGCAGCGATATCTTTTCTACGCAGAAGGATATGCATTAGATGTATGGATAAAAAGGGGAGATGAAAAATATAGATCTGTGCAACATTTTCTTTATAACGGGGGGACCATA belongs to Lepisosteus oculatus isolate fLepOcu1 chromosome 14, fLepOcu1.hap2, whole genome shotgun sequence and includes:
- the LOC138242633 gene encoding uncharacterized protein, yielding MDAARTLPLFLCVFLAGGLFAGSAGVVELRVRAGDTVTLPCDIRHQTETLWMIQRPLEVPLVAAVGQVSGSQVNGSQIIKETERAYESRLSLVLEPSTLSVSLTLANLTESDRALYYCAERAGGRLRFGNGTELVFPGSAAVPVAENSSLEEPDRTVVSPSPCLTCWTLLPSVSVVCVIVSSVCVFSCVSLRRGSRSSESCPQTGGHSERQDSQEEEAGLQYATIEISRQNTKHKKRGGELKRVQLSRQEQQTQRTI